A stretch of the Butyricicoccus intestinisimiae genome encodes the following:
- a CDS encoding lipopolysaccharide biosynthesis protein, translated as MAQNRYKKLMGNTLIFAIGTFSSKVLVFLMLPYYTNILSTGEYGTVDALINVGQLMIPIASVGINNAVIRFGLEKGTDKSSVFSSGLYTILAGFVCLAVVSPILTLFMDFMSGYTIAVLAFVLASSLRTLCVQFALSMGYNKMYAANGIANTFLNVILNILLLPHFRIMGYLLANILADVATGLLMFVLAKEHRYLISPMSRKMDRGLSKRMRKYALPLVPQTVCQWIINMSDRYMIIFFINTQANGLYAAATKIPNILLVVANLFADAWQISAVKESDPKEQVAFFSKVLGAYSSIAFIGSSGLIMISKVVMTFMVGKDFFISWRYIPVLTLGTTFGLLATFLASVYMLRLKSRNSMVTTMICAVVNIVLNCILIPVLGNNFGAFWGAMGAGIATFISYFVLFLIRAFDTQKYLKIQWNIKKTLVSVVILFVQALIMTAEVPFWFVLVPALFVLLAAINAREILLSVNKLLRRG; from the coding sequence ATGGCACAAAACAGATACAAAAAGCTGATGGGCAATACCTTGATTTTTGCCATCGGCACATTTTCCTCCAAGGTGCTCGTGTTCCTCATGCTGCCGTACTATACCAACATCCTGTCTACGGGTGAGTATGGTACCGTCGATGCGCTCATCAATGTCGGTCAGCTGATGATTCCGATTGCCTCGGTGGGCATCAACAACGCGGTCATCCGCTTCGGCTTGGAAAAGGGAACCGATAAGAGCAGCGTATTCAGCAGCGGTCTTTATACGATACTAGCGGGATTTGTCTGCCTAGCTGTCGTTTCTCCGATTCTGACGCTGTTTATGGACTTCATGTCCGGCTATACGATTGCGGTTTTGGCGTTTGTTCTTGCATCCAGCCTGCGCACGCTGTGTGTTCAGTTTGCCCTTAGCATGGGCTATAACAAAATGTATGCAGCCAATGGCATCGCCAATACCTTTCTCAATGTCATTCTGAACATTCTTTTGCTGCCGCATTTCCGCATCATGGGTTACTTGCTGGCGAATATCCTTGCCGATGTTGCCACAGGTCTCCTGATGTTTGTTCTGGCAAAGGAGCATCGGTATCTGATCTCCCCAATGAGCCGGAAAATGGATCGTGGTTTGTCCAAGCGGATGCGCAAATACGCGCTGCCGCTGGTTCCGCAGACGGTTTGCCAGTGGATTATCAATATGTCTGACCGATATATGATTATCTTTTTCATCAACACACAGGCCAATGGTCTGTATGCTGCGGCGACAAAAATTCCGAATATTTTGCTTGTTGTTGCCAATCTTTTTGCGGATGCATGGCAGATTTCTGCTGTCAAGGAGAGCGATCCCAAAGAACAGGTGGCCTTTTTCAGTAAAGTGCTCGGTGCCTATTCGTCTATTGCGTTTATCGGAAGCTCCGGCTTGATTATGATTTCTAAAGTCGTCATGACTTTTATGGTTGGCAAGGACTTCTTTATCTCGTGGCGGTATATTCCGGTTTTGACCTTGGGTACAACGTTTGGTCTGCTGGCAACCTTCCTCGCAAGCGTATACATGCTGCGCCTGAAGAGCAGAAATTCTATGGTCACGACAATGATTTGTGCGGTTGTCAACATTGTCCTCAACTGCATCTTGATTCCGGTTCTGGGCAACAATTTTGGCGCATTCTGGGGTGCTATGGGTGCAGGCATTGCGACCTTTATCAGCTATTTTGTTCTGTTCCTCATCCGTGCATTTGACACGCAGAAGTATCTCAAGATTCAGTGGAACATCAAGAAAACGCTCGTCAGCGTTGTCATTTTGTTTGTACAGGCTTTGATTATGACGGCGGAGGTTCCGTTCTGGTTTGTACTGGTACCGGCGCTGTTCGTGCTGCTCGCTGCGATAAACGCGCGGGAAATTCTGCTGTCCGTCAACAAGCTGCTGCGCCGCGGTTGA
- the rplQ gene encoding 50S ribosomal protein L17: MAGNRKLGRTTDHRMAMLRAMVTFLLENGRIETTVARAREVRPLAEKMITLGKKNTLATRRQAAAFITKKEVEAKVFGELAEKYADRNGGYTRIVKIGPRRGDAAEMAIIELV, encoded by the coding sequence ATGGCTGGAAACCGTAAACTCGGCAGAACCACTGACCATAGAATGGCAATGCTCAGAGCAATGGTAACCTTCCTGCTGGAAAACGGCAGAATTGAGACCACTGTTGCAAGAGCCAGAGAAGTTCGTCCTCTCGCAGAGAAGATGATCACACTCGGTAAGAAGAACACCCTCGCAACCCGCCGCCAGGCAGCTGCTTTCATCACCAAGAAGGAAGTAGAAGCAAAGGTATTCGGCGAGCTGGCAGAGAAGTACGCTGACCGCAACGGCGGCTACACTCGCATCGTAAAGATCGGCCCGCGCCGCGGCGATGCAGCTGAGATGGCTATTATCGAGCTGGTTTAA
- a CDS encoding DNA-directed RNA polymerase subunit alpha, whose protein sequence is MIEIEKPRIDCENLAEDGSYGKFVVEPLERGYGTTLGNSLRRILLSSLPGTAASSIKINGVQHEFSTIPGVKEDVTEIVLNVKGIIAKLYCDGPKTVYIEASGEGTVTAGDIHTDGEVEILNPELHIATLMSDAHLSMEITLTNGRGYVSAERNKQYQTAIGVIPVDSIYTPVYKVNYTVENTRVGNMTDYDKLTLEVWTDRTITAKDAVSLGAKVLTDHLSLFVDLSEEIGSHSTVVEKAETQHDKVLEMTIEELDLSVRSFNCLKRAGINTVEDLINTSEDDMMKVRNLGKKSLEEVIYKLEAMGLSLAKNED, encoded by the coding sequence ATGATCGAAATTGAAAAGCCCCGTATAGACTGCGAAAACCTTGCAGAAGATGGTTCCTACGGCAAGTTCGTCGTAGAGCCGCTGGAGCGCGGATACGGAACCACCCTCGGAAACTCTCTTCGCCGCATTCTGCTGTCGAGCCTGCCGGGCACGGCTGCAAGCAGCATCAAGATCAATGGTGTGCAGCACGAGTTCTCTACCATTCCTGGTGTAAAGGAAGACGTAACCGAAATCGTGCTCAACGTAAAGGGCATCATTGCGAAGCTGTACTGCGATGGACCGAAGACGGTTTACATCGAGGCAAGTGGGGAAGGCACTGTAACCGCTGGTGACATTCACACCGACGGCGAGGTAGAGATCCTCAATCCGGAGCTGCACATTGCCACTCTGATGAGCGATGCGCATCTGTCCATGGAAATCACCCTGACCAATGGCCGCGGTTACGTTTCCGCAGAGCGCAACAAGCAGTATCAGACTGCAATCGGCGTCATTCCGGTAGACTCGATCTACACGCCTGTCTATAAGGTAAACTACACAGTTGAAAATACTCGTGTCGGCAATATGACCGATTACGACAAACTGACTCTGGAAGTGTGGACTGACCGCACGATCACAGCAAAGGACGCTGTATCGCTGGGCGCGAAGGTCCTGACTGACCATCTGTCCCTGTTTGTTGACCTCTCTGAGGAAATCGGTTCTCATTCCACCGTTGTTGAGAAGGCTGAGACACAGCATGATAAGGTTCTTGAGATGACGATTGAGGAACTGGATCTGTCCGTTCGCTCCTTCAACTGCCTCAAGCGTGCCGGTATCAATACGGTAGAAGACCTCATCAACACTTCCGAAGATGACATGATGAAGGTTCGTAACCTCGGCAAGAAGTCTCTGGAAGAAGTTATTTACAAGTTGGAGGCAATGGGTCTGTCCCTTGCCAAGAACGAAGACTAA
- the rpsD gene encoding 30S ribosomal protein S4, whose protein sequence is MAKNTQPILKRCKTLGISPAVLGVNKETNRNPKQSRRKQSEYAMQLTEKQKVKFIYGVLEKQFRTYYKKAEKMEGKAGENLLILLETRLDNVVYRLGFAKTRREARQLTSHGHFTVNGQKVDIASYRVKPGDVIAVREKSRSSAKFKALVEELGATATPKWLEKEKDSFEGKVIAMPQRDDIDYEVAEHLIVELYSK, encoded by the coding sequence ATGGCAAAGAACACACAGCCGATCCTTAAGCGCTGCAAGACTCTGGGTATTTCTCCGGCAGTTCTGGGCGTTAACAAGGAAACCAATAGAAACCCGAAGCAGTCCAGAAGAAAGCAGTCTGAGTACGCTATGCAGCTGACTGAGAAGCAGAAGGTCAAGTTTATCTATGGCGTTCTGGAGAAGCAGTTCAGAACATACTACAAGAAGGCTGAAAAGATGGAAGGCAAGGCTGGTGAGAACCTGCTGATCCTCCTGGAGACTCGTCTGGATAACGTTGTATACCGTCTTGGCTTTGCTAAGACCCGTCGTGAAGCTCGTCAGCTGACCTCCCACGGTCACTTCACCGTAAACGGCCAGAAGGTTGACATCGCATCCTACCGCGTAAAGCCGGGCGATGTTATCGCTGTTCGTGAGAAGAGCCGTTCCAGCGCGAAGTTCAAGGCTCTGGTTGAAGAGCTGGGCGCTACTGCTACTCCGAAGTGGCTGGAGAAGGAAAAGGACAGCTTTGAAGGCAAGGTAATCGCAATGCCGCAGCGCGATGATATCGACTACGAAGTTGCTGAGCACCTCATCGTCGAGTTGTACTCCAAGTAA
- the rpsK gene encoding 30S ribosomal protein S11, with protein sequence MAKAQKKGAVSRKRRVSKNIEKGAAHIRSSFNNTIVTISDLNGNAISWASAGEMGFRGSRKSTPFAAQTAAETAAKAAMEHGLKTVEVYVKGPGSGREAAIRALQATGLEVTMIKDVTPIPHNGCRPPKRRRV encoded by the coding sequence ATGGCTAAGGCACAGAAGAAGGGCGCCGTTTCTCGTAAGCGCCGCGTAAGCAAGAACATCGAAAAGGGTGCGGCTCATATCCGTTCCTCCTTTAACAATACCATCGTAACCATCAGCGACCTGAACGGCAATGCTATTTCTTGGGCATCCGCAGGTGAGATGGGTTTCCGTGGCTCCCGTAAGTCCACGCCGTTCGCTGCACAGACCGCTGCAGAGACCGCTGCAAAGGCTGCTATGGAGCATGGCCTGAAGACTGTTGAAGTCTACGTAAAGGGCCCGGGTTCCGGCCGTGAGGCTGCTATCCGCGCACTGCAGGCTACCGGCCTGGAAGTAACCATGATCAAGGACGTTACCCCGATCCCGCACAATGGCTGCCGTCCGCCGAAGAGAAGAAGAGTTTAA
- the rpsM gene encoding 30S ribosomal protein S13 yields MARIAGVDLPREKRVEIGLTYVYGIGRKLSNEILKKAGINPDTRVKDLTEAEEIKLREVIHDYTVEGDLRREVALNIKRLVEIGSYRGVRHRRGLPVRGQRTKTNARTRKGPKKTIANKKK; encoded by the coding sequence ATGGCAAGAATTGCCGGTGTAGACCTTCCGAGAGAAAAGCGCGTAGAAATTGGTCTGACCTATGTCTACGGCATCGGACGGAAGCTGTCCAATGAGATTTTGAAGAAGGCGGGTATCAATCCGGATACTCGTGTTAAGGATCTGACTGAAGCAGAAGAAATCAAGCTGCGCGAAGTGATCCATGATTATACTGTAGAAGGCGACCTGCGCCGTGAAGTTGCGCTGAACATCAAGCGCCTGGTAGAAATCGGCTCCTATCGTGGCGTTCGCCACAGAAGAGGCCTGCCGGTTCGCGGTCAGCGTACCAAGACCAACGCTCGTACTCGCAAGGGCCCGAAGAAGACCATTGCGAACAAGAAGAAGTAA
- the rpmJ gene encoding 50S ribosomal protein L36: MKVRPSVKPICEKCKIIRRKGRVMVICTNPKHKQKQG, from the coding sequence ATGAAAGTAAGACCGTCTGTAAAACCGATTTGCGAGAAGTGCAAGATCATTCGTCGCAAGGGTCGTGTCATGGTAATCTGCACGAACCCGAAGCACAAGCAGAAGCAGGGCTGA
- the infA gene encoding translation initiation factor IF-1, with translation MPKEDLIELEGTVIEALPNATFKVELNNPAKPVIQAHISGKLRMNYIRILPGDKVTVQVSPYDLTKGRITWRSK, from the coding sequence ATGCCAAAAGAGGACTTGATTGAACTGGAAGGTACCGTCATAGAGGCGCTGCCAAACGCTACCTTTAAGGTAGAACTGAACAATCCGGCGAAGCCGGTCATTCAGGCTCACATCTCCGGTAAGCTTAGAATGAATTATATTCGCATCCTGCCCGGCGATAAAGTAACGGTACAGGTCTCTCCGTATGACCTGACCAAGGGCAGAATCACCTGGAGATCCAAGTAA
- the map gene encoding type I methionyl aminopeptidase produces the protein MIRLKSNKELELMRQAGRITAAARAAAARAVRPGVTTGEIDKIVRKTIEKAGAKPSFLGYGGFPGSACVSINDEVIHGIPSRSRVIHEGDIVKVDVGAYINGFHGDCACTIPCGEVSEEARKLIAVTRQSFYEGIKFARKGNRISDISNAIQTYVEAQGFSLVRDYVGHGVGANLHEDPEVPNFGRPGHGVRLQPGMTLAIEPMVNVGTYAVKVLPDGWTVKTADGKLSAHYENSIAITEGDPVILTFPTDGENW, from the coding sequence ATGATTAGACTTAAATCCAATAAAGAATTGGAATTAATGCGTCAGGCAGGACGAATCACCGCAGCGGCACGCGCCGCTGCGGCTCGTGCTGTCCGGCCGGGGGTCACCACAGGTGAAATCGATAAGATTGTTCGGAAAACGATAGAAAAAGCCGGGGCAAAACCGTCTTTTCTTGGCTATGGCGGATTTCCGGGCAGTGCCTGTGTTTCGATCAACGATGAAGTAATCCATGGCATCCCCTCGCGTTCCCGTGTCATTCACGAGGGTGATATTGTCAAAGTGGACGTTGGTGCGTACATCAACGGCTTCCATGGCGACTGTGCCTGCACCATCCCGTGCGGAGAGGTGTCGGAAGAGGCAAGAAAGCTCATCGCAGTGACCCGACAGAGTTTCTATGAGGGCATCAAGTTTGCCCGCAAGGGTAATCGTATATCAGACATTTCCAACGCCATCCAGACGTATGTCGAGGCGCAGGGCTTTTCCCTCGTGCGCGATTATGTAGGACACGGCGTAGGCGCGAATCTGCATGAAGATCCGGAGGTTCCGAATTTCGGCCGTCCGGGGCACGGCGTGCGGCTTCAGCCGGGAATGACCTTAGCCATTGAGCCTATGGTAAACGTAGGAACGTATGCAGTAAAGGTACTGCCGGACGGTTGGACCGTCAAGACGGCAGACGGCAAGCTGTCTGCGCACTACGAGAATTCCATCGCAATCACCGAGGGAGATCCGGTCATTCTGACCTTCCCTACCGACGGAGAAAATTGGTGA
- a CDS encoding adenylate kinase — MKLVLLGAPGAGKGTLAAYLIEKMGIPSVSTGNMLREAIKNQTELGMSAKKYMDAGELVPDEVVIGLIKDRLAQDDCANGCILDGFPRNIPQAEALEKVVPMDCALSLEIPDETIVNRMSGRRVCLSCGATYNVNSEAMAPKKEGICDNCGDQIVIRKDDAPETVLARLKTYHEQTEPVKGFYANLGKLKSIEIDNDFEKTKKLACEALEI; from the coding sequence ATGAAACTCGTTTTACTCGGCGCACCGGGCGCTGGTAAGGGTACTCTGGCAGCATATCTCATCGAAAAGATGGGTATTCCGTCTGTATCCACCGGCAATATGCTCCGTGAAGCCATCAAGAATCAGACTGAGCTCGGTATGAGCGCAAAGAAGTACATGGATGCCGGCGAACTGGTACCGGATGAAGTCGTTATCGGCCTCATCAAGGATCGCCTTGCACAGGACGACTGCGCAAACGGCTGCATTCTGGACGGATTCCCGCGCAACATTCCGCAGGCTGAGGCTTTGGAAAAGGTCGTACCGATGGACTGTGCACTCTCTCTGGAAATTCCGGACGAGACCATTGTCAACCGCATGAGCGGCAGACGTGTATGCCTGTCTTGCGGCGCTACCTATAATGTCAACAGTGAAGCTATGGCTCCGAAGAAGGAAGGCATCTGCGACAACTGCGGCGACCAGATCGTTATCCGCAAGGACGACGCACCGGAAACCGTGCTTGCTCGTCTGAAGACCTACCATGAACAGACCGAGCCGGTAAAGGGCTTCTATGCGAACCTGGGCAAGCTCAAGAGCATCGAGATCGACAACGATTTCGAAAAGACCAAGAAGCTGGCCTGCGAAGCACTGGAGATTTAA
- the secY gene encoding preprotein translocase subunit SecY produces MFETLKAAWQVPELKKKLLYTAFIILLFRLGSSIPVPYIDIAQLSTYFDSMSGTALGLMNVFSGGGLSRATIFAMSVTPYINASIIIQLLTVAIPALERMVREEGEEGQKKISAITRYLGVALGLLQGYSYYVLLRSNNLIAQTDFWHGFVIVLTFTAGTALIMYMGEQISKNGVGNGISILLFAGIVSRGPAMASTLVELVRDGGVSYFVAALTIIVALAIVVFVVFISDAERRIPIQYAKRVVGRKMYGGQSTHLPIKVNASGVMPIIFAASIMSLPSTIKMMTNVKAGGVASFIFNLFETTNPFYIIVYIALIFMFSYFYAAIQFNPIEIANNLKKNGGFIPGFRPGRPTSDFISKALGKVTFLGAIFLSIVAGVPLVVGALNSSLNNVALGGTSVLIVVGVALETVRQLESQLMMRNYKGFLE; encoded by the coding sequence GTGTTCGAGACCTTAAAAGCCGCATGGCAAGTTCCGGAGCTGAAGAAAAAGCTGCTGTACACAGCGTTTATCATCCTTCTGTTCCGGTTGGGCTCCTCTATCCCTGTACCGTATATTGACATTGCACAGCTGTCCACATACTTTGATTCGATGTCCGGCACCGCGCTGGGTCTGATGAATGTATTTTCCGGCGGCGGTCTGTCCAGAGCGACGATTTTTGCAATGTCGGTCACCCCGTATATTAACGCCTCCATCATCATCCAGCTGCTCACGGTTGCCATTCCGGCACTCGAGCGCATGGTTCGTGAGGAAGGCGAGGAAGGCCAGAAGAAGATTTCAGCCATCACCCGTTATCTGGGTGTTGCGCTGGGTCTTCTCCAGGGCTACTCCTATTATGTCCTGCTCAGAAGCAACAATCTGATTGCTCAGACAGACTTCTGGCATGGATTCGTCATTGTTCTGACCTTTACCGCAGGTACCGCGCTCATCATGTACATGGGTGAGCAGATCAGCAAGAACGGTGTCGGCAACGGCATCAGCATTCTGCTTTTCGCAGGTATCGTTTCCAGAGGTCCGGCAATGGCATCTACGCTGGTAGAGCTGGTTCGCGACGGCGGCGTAAGCTACTTCGTAGCTGCACTGACTATCATCGTGGCACTCGCTATCGTAGTATTTGTTGTATTCATCTCCGATGCAGAGCGCAGAATCCCGATTCAGTATGCAAAGCGCGTTGTTGGTCGAAAGATGTACGGCGGCCAGTCCACCCATCTGCCGATCAAGGTCAATGCATCCGGCGTTATGCCGATCATCTTTGCAGCTTCTATCATGTCTCTGCCGTCTACGATCAAGATGATGACAAATGTGAAGGCGGGCGGCGTTGCCTCCTTCATCTTCAATCTGTTTGAAACCACCAATCCGTTTTACATCATTGTGTACATCGCACTGATCTTCATGTTCAGCTATTTCTACGCTGCGATTCAGTTCAATCCGATTGAAATTGCGAACAACCTGAAGAAAAACGGCGGCTTCATTCCGGGCTTCCGTCCGGGTCGGCCGACATCGGATTTCATCAGCAAGGCTCTCGGAAAGGTTACCTTCCTCGGTGCCATCTTCCTGAGCATTGTAGCCGGCGTTCCGCTGGTCGTAGGCGCACTCAATTCCAGCCTGAACAATGTGGCACTGGGCGGTACTTCGGTACTCATCGTTGTCGGCGTTGCTCTTGAGACGGTTCGTCAGCTGGAGAGTCAGCTCATGATGAGAAATTATAAGGGATTCCTTGAGTAA
- the rplO gene encoding 50S ribosomal protein L15, protein MKLQDLKPAEGSTQPAFRKGRGAGSGNGKTAGRGHKGQWARSGGGVRPGFEGGQMPLARRLPKRGFHNIFGTENAVVNVSDLNRFEDGAVVTAADLVEAGLVKKTLDGVKVLGNGEITKKLTVQAAAFSASAKEKIEAAGGKAEVV, encoded by the coding sequence ATGAAGTTACAGGATCTGAAGCCGGCTGAAGGTTCTACTCAGCCTGCATTCCGCAAGGGCCGTGGTGCTGGTTCCGGCAACGGCAAGACCGCAGGCCGCGGCCACAAGGGCCAGTGGGCTCGTTCTGGCGGCGGTGTACGTCCGGGCTTTGAAGGCGGTCAGATGCCGCTGGCTCGTCGTCTGCCGAAGCGCGGTTTCCACAACATTTTCGGTACCGAGAATGCAGTGGTAAATGTATCCGATCTCAACCGTTTCGAGGACGGCGCAGTTGTTACTGCTGCTGATCTGGTAGAAGCTGGTCTGGTAAAGAAGACACTGGACGGTGTCAAGGTACTGGGCAACGGTGAGATCACCAAGAAGCTGACCGTACAGGCAGCTGCTTTCTCTGCTTCCGCAAAGGAGAAAATCGAGGCAGCAGGAGGAAAGGCCGAGGTGGTATAA
- the rpmD gene encoding 50S ribosomal protein L30, with product MENLKITLVKSLSGRNKKHIATAHSLGLKTINDVTIQPDNAQTRGKIAQISYLVKVEANA from the coding sequence ATGGAAAACCTGAAGATTACCCTGGTTAAGAGCTTGTCTGGCAGAAACAAGAAGCACATTGCCACAGCTCATTCCTTGGGTCTTAAGACGATCAACGACGTAACCATTCAGCCCGACAATGCCCAGACCCGTGGCAAGATCGCTCAGATCAGCTACCTGGTCAAGGTCGAGGCTAACGCATAA
- the rpsE gene encoding 30S ribosomal protein S5 → MAGKYERGASEYEERVVALNRVSKTVKGGRVMKFAALVVIGDQKGTIGVGQGKAAEVPDAIRKAIEDAKKNLVTISLKGSSIPHETIGEFGAGRVLLKPAAPGTGVIAGGAVRAVVEVAGIKDIRTKCLRSRNPQNVVNATIEGLKSLRTAEQVAAVRGKSAEEL, encoded by the coding sequence ATGGCTGGAAAGTATGAACGCGGCGCCTCTGAGTACGAAGAAAGAGTAGTCGCTTTAAATCGAGTATCTAAGACCGTCAAGGGCGGTCGTGTTATGAAGTTCGCTGCACTGGTTGTCATTGGTGACCAGAAGGGTACCATCGGCGTAGGCCAGGGTAAGGCTGCCGAAGTTCCGGATGCAATCCGCAAGGCAATCGAGGACGCAAAGAAGAACCTGGTAACTATTAGCCTGAAGGGCAGCTCCATCCCGCACGAGACTATCGGCGAGTTCGGCGCTGGCCGTGTCCTCCTGAAGCCGGCTGCTCCTGGTACCGGCGTTATCGCTGGCGGCGCAGTTCGTGCAGTGGTAGAAGTTGCTGGTATCAAGGACATCCGTACCAAGTGCCTGCGCTCCCGCAACCCGCAGAACGTTGTAAACGCAACGATCGAAGGTCTGAAGAGCCTGCGCACCGCAGAGCAGGTTGCTGCAGTTCGCGGCAAGTCTGCTGAAGAACTTTAA
- the rplR gene encoding 50S ribosomal protein L18, which translates to MVSKKDSNKQRLRRHKRVRGAVSGTAQRPRLNVFRSSKNIFAQVIDDVQGVTLAAASTTEKDFSEYGGNKEAARKVGKLIAERALAKGVETVVFDRGGYVYHGRVKELAEGAREGGLKF; encoded by the coding sequence ATGGTTTCAAAGAAAGACTCTAACAAGCAGCGTCTCAGACGCCATAAGAGAGTACGCGGCGCAGTTTCCGGTACTGCTCAGCGTCCGCGTCTCAACGTATTCAGAAGCTCTAAGAACATTTTTGCTCAGGTCATCGATGATGTCCAGGGCGTAACGCTTGCAGCTGCATCCACCACCGAGAAGGACTTCAGCGAGTATGGCGGCAACAAGGAAGCTGCACGCAAGGTCGGCAAGCTGATTGCTGAGCGTGCACTGGCTAAGGGTGTCGAGACTGTCGTATTTGACCGCGGCGGTTACGTATACCATGGCCGTGTCAAGGAACTCGCAGAAGGTGCCCGTGAGGGCGGCCTGAAGTTTTAA